One window from the genome of Nicotiana tomentosiformis chromosome 5, ASM39032v3, whole genome shotgun sequence encodes:
- the LOC104121150 gene encoding universal stress protein PHOS34-like, translated as MGKARLVGIGMDFSATSRAALKWAIDNLIEEDDQIIIIHVASPKADPPNKQLFEDTGSPSIPLDEFREINVSKHYGLNPDKEVLNMLDTVSKVKKVTVVAKVYWGDARERLCDAVDHLKLDTLVIGSRGLGVLKRVLLGSVSKYLVRNASCPVTVVKGNPHSCLSKICRK; from the exons ATGGGAAAAGCAAGATTAGTAGGAATTGGAATGGATTTTTCAGCAACAAGCAGAGCAGCATTAAAATGGGCAATTGATAATCTTATAGAAGAAGATGATCAGATTATCATTATTCATGTTGCTTCTCCCAAAGCTGATCCTCCTAATAAGCAACTCTTTGAAGACACTGGTTCCC CTTCGATACCTTTAGATGAATTTAGAGAGATTAATGTGTCTAAGCATTATGGACTAAACCCTGATAAAGAGGTTCTTAATATGCTTGACACTGTTTCCAAGGTTAAGAAG gtGACAGTGGTGGCAAAGGTGTATTGGGGAGATGCGAGGGAGAGGCTTTGTGATGCTGTGGATCATCTCAAGCTTGATACTCTTGTGATTGGAAGCAGAGGTTTAGGAGTCCTTAAAAG GGTGTTACTTGGAAGTGTGAGCAAGTACCTGGTGCGTAATGCATCTTGTCCCGTCACCGTTGTGAAGGGCAATCCTCACTCATGTTTGTCGAAGATTTGtcgaaaataa